The sequence AAGAGAGCCTACCTTCTGCTTCCCTCTTCTTCCTATCCTCCTCTAAGAAACAGAAGATGGCCTTGATGCCCTGCTTGCAGACGTCTTGCGGTGGGTAGACCAGCTGTGGGTTCTTCTCGACGTTGAACTTCTTTAGACGTGTAAGATGGTCAAGACATGTTGGGAGTCGCTTAAGCCGGTTTGTTCCAACGTCAATTTCCCTGTGTCAAAGAAATCTTCAGTGTTTATTTTTTCAATTGCAAGTTGAAATTCACATACGTATAGCCGGTACATGCCGTGAACGCTTCGCAAGGATTGCATCTACAATGAAAATGGTACTGATAACATGTGTTAGTGCAAAAATTACATTGCAAATTGACTGCTGATGAAAAACGCTAAAGGGGTTATAACTAACCTCAAGTTCCGTAGAAGGCTAATGCTATCTGGTAGAGCTTCCAACTTGTTGTGGTCAAGATACAGTTCCCTTAGATGTCGAAGATTTTCGATGCTGTCCGGAATGTTCCGGAAAGCGTTGCTGTCCAGACCAAGGACTCTTAACCTCACCAATGTCCCAATCTCCTCCGGAATCACCGTGAATTTCTCCCCTCCACCCCATTGGCCCAGGTATAGTTTCTCTAGTGACGTCAGGTCTAGGATCTCCTCGGGAAAGTCTTCGAATTCGTTGGAGGCGATGCTGAGTTCGCGGAGATGACGGAGTTTGCCGATGTCTCTCGGGAGGAACGCGATGCGGTTCTGGTTGGCGAACAGGGTTTCTAGGTTGGACAGTCTACTTAGTCCTTCTGGGAACTCTTCGATCCTGTTCTTCCCCACCTTTTAGAAAGAGATATCTGTTTTACAATCTTTAAGTAGATGTTTAAGTAGATAACAACTGTATCAACAACCATACGAGAGTGAAGGGCTAGGTTTGCAGGGCATAGCTATAGAAACAAAGATGAGCTTGTAAGTGAACTCCTACTCTGGACACCAACTCATGGACACTccagtgtcgggcgaccccgacggacctacattgaccaacttgctggggacgtaGGAGTGCGGGCCGAAGATCTAGAGCACTTACTGGCGgaccgtagcgactggaggaagagggttgactaagtccgggcaacccgcccgacatgatgatgatgatgatgaagtagaTGTTCAAAGAAGACGTCATTACACTTTCTAACTCATTTGACGGTAAGATATTCAGGAAGTAAGACGTAGTCTGAAAAGACCTGTATTGTGCATGTTTTTAATATTCATTATCTATATTTGGGGAGTACAGGTCGCTAATTCTTCATTAAGTATGAATGACACTCACCGCTAGCTCTTTAAGATTCTCAAGATTGCAAATGTCTTTCGGTAACTTGACCAACTTGTTTTCCGACAGACCCAGTTCTTCCAAGTTGCTTAATTGGCCAATCTGAAaccaaatgaaaataataatGAAAGTAGATGCTGAATAATAATGACGGTGGTTTGAGGGAtgacaatattatgataataatgaggAGTGGAGATGATTACTACACTGGTGTGATGATCATCAAATTGTGTCTTATTCACAAGGAATGTGGTGCACTACTTAAAGTTTGTTAGATTTTCTTATTCTCACATAACCtaatgtttatacatgtaagcCCTTGTAGATAAACGCACCTGTGCTGGGATACTTCTCAAGTTGTTTCCTTCCAACCTCAGCACGAGGAGGCTCTCCATCTTCCCCATCTCCTCGGGCAGGTAGGTCAGCTTGTTCTCCTCTAGGTTCAGTCTCAGCAGGTTCACCATCTCCCCAATCGATGACGGCAGCGTCATCAACTTGTTGTCCCTCAGCCACAACTCTCGGAGGAATAACAGGTTCCCCAGCTCTTCCGGAAGTGACGTAAGCCTGTTCCTGGAGACGCCAAGTTTCTGAAGGTTCATCAACATCCCGATGGCATCTGGTAACGTCTCCAGTTGGTTACCGGTCAACCAAAGTTCTCGTAAGAGCTGTAAGTTAGAAATCTCGGCGGGAAGGGATTGCAACTTGTTTCTATCGAGGTCTAGTATGTCCAGCCCCGTCAAAGTCAACACGACTGGCGGAATCTGCCGAAGATTGCAGTGAATAAGACTGACGTGCGCCAATCTTTGTGCGTTACCAACCTCGTTTGGCAGGTCTTCAAGTCTGTTGTTATTTGAAAGATTCAAGTATTTAAGATTAGGCAATGTTCCTATTTCGCTTGGCAACGAATCTAGATCATTGTCTTGGAGGAGCAACCCTTCAATTTCCTTGATTTCAAATACTTCTTGAGGAATCGTCTCGAGTTTTTTGTTGCTGAGATCGAGAGTCAAGTACCCGTTGTCAGGATGTTTGAAAAGTTCCGCCCGATAGTCGACTACTACTGGTTCAGTCGGTTCCTCAGTTTCTTCTGGAAAATGTGAGACCGGTGATTCTCCTTGTTCGGCTTCTGGGGCGTACTGGGGGTCTTCCGGTGAGGATGAACATTCATCTCGACTGTTTTGGCGTCCCAACTGTAAAATTGTCATGATAGATCTAAACATGtttatgataatcattgtattgtattgcattttaTCAATACTACTCcgaccaagcagaggttcggctccggttgCATTTTTACGTGTTTtcagacgtttttgtcgggctttctattttgtctcgttTTCTTTAAAccggggacaaaatagaaagcccgacagaaacgcctaaaacacgtcaaaaaccaaccggagccaaacctctgcttggaaagtatgtCAATACAGAGAAAGAAGGAAACACATCTTTGATTTTAAAGGATTATTATTACTAAAGTGTATGACTATGATAATAAGTTTCCCGATAAAGTAAAACCAATATAATTTTCACTGAAACCCTAATGCAATGACATCCCTTCAGTTATTCAGCCCAAATCTAAGTGGACACTCAAATCTGAACGTCGCTAAGGGTAACGTACTGTTGAACTATTCCTGCTTATTTGATTTGCTAAAGCTGGATGATAAACTAAAACATCCGATTGTCATGAAAGTTATCGTGTAGATATTCTTTGACTTGATCAATGTACAAGGCATAATCATTACGGCTTTTATTTACTAGTATTAgcaacaaagttgtttttccCTTGCTACTTTGTTGACTTATGTAGCTATAGACACAAACATTGGAAAGAACTTGCCCCGTGAGTTGGTGTGTAGATTGGTATCAAATAACCCGTTGTTTATTCGACTGTTTAGAATAAATGTTCCACACGAAATACAGACACCCTCTTTTCTACCTTGCCTCAGCATACACAAAAGAACCCAAACATACTCCTTTAGTTTACACAAGGTTAGGTTATGGGACAAACACAGCACAACTAACAAATCTTTTGTGACAAAGGTGTAAATTTAAGTATTAGTTTCAGTCATACCCTCCCACACGTCTTCGTTATTTGTAGGCCACAAATTAGCTAAATGATTTACAACGACGCAATCTTGCCTTTACCTCCAGTGATACTTCTTCACGTACAACAATCCAACTTCGGAGTTTTTCATACCGGAAATTAAACGTAAACTTTGATGTGTTTACGACCCCAATCCAGCAGATCGTGCGTTAGTATGTTCCCCTAGCTACTTGAACGATGTTGTCTCACTACCCTTAGCAAAAGTATCTTGAGTTGTAGATTACACTGAAGTACTATAGGCGCCATACACTGAGACTTTCACTATAAACTGGCACTCCCCTAATGTTACAAGTAAGCAGCGATTACTGTTGGGTCATGCTAGTACCAGATACCGGTACGTCTATAGCTATGCACACCACGTTCTCCGCTTACCGAGCTAGCCGGGGGGCTCTGGCGGGGCACGGAGATCTCCTGCCCGTCCACACGCAGACGTTGGGGACGTAAGATGTTCATGGCTTTACCTGGGCAGCGGCGGTGAAGTCAGACAGTTCAACAACACTCGACATTTAGAGTGGCAAGACTCGTTGCGCCTTACCCACTGTTGCCGTCTGGAAGACTAAGGATTGAGATTAAGTGTAGTTCAATGGGGGTAAGAAATCCAACCCTTGCGCGAACGCTATTTGTAGGCTATTCAATTGTTGCTAGGTTACCGGATAGGCTGGCAGGTATCAGGTAACGTGCTGTACCTGGCCCTGGCGCCGGTAAACCTGGAGGTGTGCTGCGTGTCCCTTAGATGTGGTTCTTGCAATAGTTTGACTTCAAAGACGAAAACAAATAGATTGCGTAATTACTAGGAGACCATTCTGTAAGTTAACAATCAATCTCGGACTATTCGCTGACTATTGTTACTTCTACTGTTAGAGGAATAACTTATGTGTTTGTTCtaacaacaaaattatcatTTACGAAGAATTGAAAGGTTAAAGAATTATTAACTTCACGGAGCAACAAGAGATCAGGGCGATCGTATACTACGCgaaaacaaaaatcacaaccTACAATGTTGTCTTCCAAACACTAACACAATTGTGAAGTTAGGGTCAAATTCCGCTGCAGCCCCTACCCTTGACCAAACAAACCCAATAATAAGACTCAGCAATGGCATTTTGTGAACAATGCAGTGTTTTTAACTTTAACGCACTTGAGTCGCCACTGTTGTTGTAAATTGCCCGGCTTTGTTGGAGACATAAAGTACAAGGTACAAGTACCACTTTTTGTATTATGTGCAAACATCAGACCACACCGCTCAAAATAACTTTTCATTTTATATTTTCGGTGAAAGAATGGGGTGAttgtgaagaaaggaaaaattcTAAATCAACCTTTTTAATGTTTTCATTCTATTGTCATGTTTTGTAAAAATGGCCTTGAATTAGGCAGCCAACTTCACTGTAAAGTCAAATGATATTCTAACGGACACTTTCCTTAAGATAGGAGGCCGCAGTCACAGGTTGAGAATGGTGACTtatttttgattaaaaaatgagACAGTGCACATGCGCATAACAAGAACTTTCACGTTAACAATGCCTGAGGAAAGTCAGTTTCCACCATGCTAATTACGCTGGCTGAAAAATAGTAAGATTTACCCAAATATGGAGAATGATTTGcctggggagtttggccattGTATCGTGACTTTTGCCGTGCTATCCATAACCCCATAGAAAGGAATGTACATGTCgaaaatatatatgatatagtaTACTAAAAGCTGTTTTGCCTTTGTTGTTTTGTGAGatgtaagttttgttttctAGCAATAATTATCACGGTTCTGGATTCTGTCTGGAGGTGCTTTAAGTAAAGAGACGCACTAGGAACACAGCAGATGGTCTTCCTCTCCACAACTGCTTGGAGGATTGAATAGGGCGCGGCACGATATGGTTTGAGCATATCGTAAGCAACTACGACATCAAGCAATAGGTAGTCGCACTGCAGTTTTCGAAGTTGGTCCTCAGCAGTCTAGTTACTTTTTCAAGTAGTAGGAGGCGGAACGCCCGCTTCACCACCCATTAAAGTTGGTACACAACCATACAATATACAAACCGACAAATTACTCAAACCAGTCCAGTAGCGCACTCGGGGAGTCACCTGTTTAAATACTAACACATAAATGAACGCACAGACGTTTACagatattcattttcatttccgTCTCTGTGGTTTGATGCAGCTCCCATAGTTGAGTCATTCCCAGCCAGGCTAGAGGCTTGCCCGCCCTAGCACAGGGCCTCACCCCCTAATTTGCCCCTTGTCGGCTTTAATGGGGGTGATTCATGATAAAGATGAAGTAAATGTCTATATATGCGTCTGGCTTTTTAAGCATTGTTTTCTATTAACTGTTAAAATCTTGTGATATTTGGCCCGGGTGGGACTGATTAAGAGGGACTATGCAACTGAAAAAAGGTAAGTATGAAAGTAACGAGACTTATAATTAATGgatgaataaagaaaactggGGACCATGATGTTTTTAAcaaatatcagaaaaaaatgaaatgaaaatttggCTACATCAAAAGAATGTTTATCATTGTTTGTACCTGTATCGGGATCACCAATGACGTGAACGATCTAGACTCTACGCAAATGACCTACATTCCAAACACCAGGATAACgttgaaaatgaacaaatagaTGCACGAAAGACACCGGCGACAGAAAGGTTTTAATCAATTACACGTGTATACCAATATGTAATGTATAGCTATTGTACAGCTTTTGTGCAGTGGCTAAGAAGACGAATATTCATATATATGTTAAGAAAAACTGGAAGAAGATGGAGAAGAAGtgtagacaaaaacaaaagGATTAAGGAGTAAGGTACTTTGAATCCCTATAGCTTGTACAActgccaatgtcctctatagaagaactttattgcacgtcAATTGTACAtagtacaaagtatggcaagaattcgtaaacataatgcaaagtagaagtatagaataaaacttaacatcctaattaataatacaatacagtaagggctagcatacattttgatatagcatcctaatcactaatacaatacaataagggtcagaatacattttgatatggcgtaacagttatgatcgagttggtttaatcagtagtttcggtatttttaccttcgccgagaaggttatgcagagggtagcgtttgtgtgtgtgtgtgtgtgtgtatgtaaagaagcagaataactcgagaaggcttggatggattgtcttgatatttggtaggtgggtaggtcttgatgagactaggaaacgattagattttgggtctcctagcggcttgttacggtactgcagcagaacttcctgttttgatatctcgtgttctggacatgctatggtcctgatttttgagtggtagatagctctttggacagagagtaagtggtataggttttggccccctggcggcttttttggaactgcaggagcaggttttggttcagactttgaaagggaataactcaagaagggcttgatggatggtcatgaattttggtagatagcagatagcttgagtgatgatgtacatgattagatacttattatgaaaatcattatctaatttgcataattaatgaggaaagtttacacagccgccaaattccatggtaggactctcaaacatatgtatctgaggaaaagagaaatattaatagatatcaactatgcaaatgaggacctcatttgcataattaatgagaaaatactataattcaagatgggcttgatggatggtcatgacttttggtatgtacatgtagatagctgatgtgatgctttgtatgattggacgataattatgcaaataagattcttatttgcataattaatgagacaatttaaaaaacctgctgtgtaccatgatatgactattcaaatatgtgatatttgtaactgaggaagagagggatgttgatagatagaaaatatgcaattgtaggcctaatttgcataatcaatgagtaaCTACGTTAATTCCATACAgtcaggtaaatgatggcaatttcatagttgctgcatttggaagttatgtgaaggtgtacatagttgaatcaaattatgctgataaggacctcgtttgcataattgatgatgttagcataaccttctttgttaagctcatactttggacaatgtctgttatttgggtgaagacgatcaactagtatgatttatgattaatgagagacactcctaatacgtcagtcataaaggttaaaaatcatttggcgaaggtatgaggtcgtggaactctagttcctaatgtgaaagcagtcgttaagatatttacctattttcgtattgtggggattgttgcatttaaatatatactcgAAACGGTCGGTAGTATCGATACTCttaaaatttgtacttgttttgagaaatgtgaataacttattacgtaaaacatcatatctagagcattccacgacaaagtgaaattcatcttcaattttcattggacaatatgggcaaaacctttggtcagggaCTACATTGTAATATCTGCCCGTCTCTATTTTCAACTTATGACTACTGATTCTTAACTGGGTTATCGCTTTACGAATTTCAACGTTATTTATATCATCAAGAAATTTTTCTTATTCATAACGGTTTTTTGATTTGTTGAGAAAAGACAATTTTGAATTACTTCTAATACGGCTAAACTactcttgtatatgtgtatcttgtAGCCGGGAGCGAAGTTGGTGGGCAATATAGTCTACTTTATAAGACTCGGGTTTCATCCATATATGTCCAAAGCCGTGGTAACAGAGAGTGTCCTAAacatgattaatccagtcatgatcaccagtAAATACAGTGTGGTATGCATCGTGAAGCAAAGAGTCCTCAGGTAAGTTTACTAAACGGTGCCAgtatatgacgccgaaagaaacgaattacagtatataaaaCAGCATCcataaattctcctagctttcaccatttgaatacttaacaaaaatctatctttctactaaaatcaaccaacccacttacgagATACAAAAtgtgggtcacttcattttccactgccttcaaaatgaagtcaaacccaaccatatcatagtcaaccatagtaacatagaactttcacagtagtaGTAGATAcctatttcgatttccatgtacttgtttgtctgcaattagcctttggctATGACCTTGCAATCAAGTTATTACATCGTTATTTTACCCACACTCTAGGTCTTTTACGTCAGTTATGATCCCAAAAGCacaagttgaacacacacattACGTACATTATACACGACACCGCACATCTACTCGGTTTTGGGCAGaagaaccaccagctgttgggacttAGGTAATACGTGTCCTGGATAAGAGACCAAGAGATTCGACAGGTGTGACCTCAAAGCACATTCCCACAATGgggagtagatattcctcattacttaggcaaattcagtccaaatttgcataattagcacttcagtttgtacatctctgtccaacccacatgcgtaccaaagaacatgaaaatctgtcgttcctttcttcggctattctccttggaagatttttacaaatacgccattgcagttccagtgacacatgccagggggtccaaaattgattttgacctttctcctcccagcacctacccacataccaaatatcattacaatccatccgcacgttctttagttatgctgattttaagcgtccggtggcacaaacatacacacaggataacacacatTCAAACGCCATGCactatccccatgaaaaagtcttttttcatggagataatgacttgccaggggagtttgtccACCGTAGGGTTTAGCCGTGCTTCTTAGGGGGACTGACTCCCGCGGACTGACTCCTGGCCAACtaccagtaacgttacattgtattcCCCTTTTTGGCGAATTCTTCGATTCATACCCCCGTAGAAAGGTCTGCTGGAGGCTATGCTTGCATGCTGCCCACGAGCGATGCGGCACGATTTAATCTCCATTAAAGCAGAtgtatcggtggcaaggcagtatgaAAAGGCCCAAACTGTATGCAAAGCCACCTGACTGGTTGGcctttttgatactgccttgtcaccgatagatctgGTTGGAGATTCGTAGGTTTCCTGTGTTCCTCAACACTTCAAGAATTGCTTTCGCCTGCTTATGACGCcgaacgaattatataaaacagcttccataAACTCTCCAAGCTcttaccatttgaaaaattttcaaaaatccatctttctactaaaatcaaccaacccacttataattcaaaacgtgggtcacttcattttctACTTCCTTcaaaaaataagtcaaacccaacctagtcaaccatagttaacatagaactttcacagtagactagataactatttcaattttcatgtacttgtttatctgcaattagcctttgggcatgaacttgcaataaagttatttataAGTAAGGCCTTGGTAACTAAAATGCCTTTTAAACAAATGTGATACCACATCGACCATTTGGAGTCCGCGGGTGGACCAGCGTGCTTTTCCGAAACCTTGTACTTTCTGATTGGACCCAAAGTTCATATAGTTTTGAATTCCTCCCTTTCTTACGACCACGACACTCATCTATCGTTGACGTCAATAGTAATTACCTAATTCTCTACGGACACGACGTCAGTCATCTTTCGTTGACGTCAATGTTGAAATTGAAAAACTTGTCTATTTCCTTTACAAGGCATAatagatactctccaagcagaggttgaatgggcagatcgtcaccgttttatcatatgcagttttatttttgtcgctagcccattctaacgacaaaaataaaactgcatatgataaaacggtgacgatctgcccattcaacctctgattggagagtaatAATAGACACTTTTGTGCAATTAACATCATAGCTGATTTCGAAAGTGAGTCGCCACCCAAAAAGAGCGCCGACATTCCCCTGTCATCAGTCATCGTGCCGGCAGGGACATTTCGGCACTTTCATCTTCAAACAGTGACGCACCCGCTCTAGCGTTCGACCGTTGACAGTAGGATTACCGTATTACTGTTATGTACTATAAGGCTGGTGTAACATCCGATGACCTTTACCGGTAATGGATGTTACAACACTACAGTACACTTGGGCCTTTTCTTCGAAGggatttacattttttgttacAAGATCAAGCAAAAAGACTTTTATAGTCATTTTGTTCTGCGAGGTGGGTTACAGATGATAGCTAACActcttttcttgtttatttgGAAAGCCATAAAAGTTGTAAATCGTCATAAAAACGTCAATTTTATGTCTTATTGTGGCTAAAATGGATGTTACAGAATTTGGTGACAGGCAAAAACGATAGTGGTGATCTGACTCGATCTGTCAGGGGGCTTGGCTAGCTGGCTTCATCAGTTAACCAACCATTATCGGACTGAGCTGTTACCTTTAAGGCTGCGTTTTGAATTTTGCCTGTCAACAACGAATTTGTAGGGGAGGAATCCCACCCGTGGCTATGATTCCCTCCAAACTATCAACTAAGCTCCAAGCAAATCTAACGATGGCTgttaaaactccttttgccagttggatacggtctttgccaccgttagatctgcttggagattaactatTGACCAATACTAACGTTAATTCACCTAAATccacatatatcatatatccgggatttttaaaaacgggatatttagggatatatgccagatgcaacatcagttatacggccagaaatgcaaacttgactaACTCAGGTATTCAgcacactgtctgaaaagcttccaTAACCCTGCATTCAAAGACGACGAAGTCAAAAACTTTCCACCTCATGCCCAGAATGCAACAGACTGACCCCGTTTGCTGGAAAAAAAGCGTTGTTGCTGCGACGTAGCGCTACGTGTGGAAATTAACGGCTGTTTTGTCGTGCTTTTTGTATGCTTAGATAAGTCCATAGCTTTAGCACTCTCTTCAACCTAAGAAGGGAACAGCAGCTGCGTTTTCAGCGCCACGGGCGGCCCTCTAAAATTGCAATATTTTCGTATCAACAGGATTAGAGAAGAAATATAGCATGTATAGCATCAATGAGAAAGGTAATCTATTGTATCAACAAGTAACAGAACGAATTGACTCTTAGAAATCGTCCCGATTAATGATGAACTAGCGCTAATGCGGTGGTGTATTTTTCGTAAAACATAATAAGTCCTGCCCGCGGCTATGATTTCTTCCAAACTATCAACCAATGCTCATGCTGTGGTGCATTTTAGTTAAACTCTGTGGGAAAATGAATACAGTAATAATAGTGCCCGTAATTTGTCTCTTATCCCGTCGTaaacattttgcacatttcactgAGAGAACGAGCCATTagcttgtacattgtatttttactGGACCCAGATTTCATATAGCTTCTAATTCATTCCATTGTAACGAACTAGACACCCATCTACCATTGACGCCAATATGGAATACCTTATTCCCCACAGACAAAGTGGCGTCTTCAATATGAAATAAAGTATCCGTATTGTATGTATTAGCAAAAAACGAAGTATTGCTATTTCGTAGAGAAAAATATCACAGATACTCAGATAGCTATAGGTATTTCGTATAATCGACGTTTGTTTCCTTTAATTACTTACAAGATGAACTGCATCTTTTGTATACTCAAATGTATCTTGGTTGATAAAAGCTCCTTATCGTTGATTGTTTTTCCAACCACGGGTTCTTTCGGCTTCTTATCTGTTTATTTGGGACTAAGTCCAGTTAGATTTATTTGTACTGTAGGAAGATTCCAAAGAGATCCCACTCATTCAACGTCCTCACCAAATTACAAATGGACGTCATCGTTGTAAGTGTTCCTTGGGCGACGAAATTAATAGCCTGGTAACAAATCCTTTTCAGCTCTAGTTCGATCCAACAATCACTTAAAACGCTATATTTTTATATCTGGGACTCTAGTAGATATTTGATTCGCTCACTGAAACAAGCAGCACCTGAGCTAGCTAAGCCCCAAGCCAGTCTCTTCCAGCTCCTACTAGACAAGCACCACATGCCGAAACAATGGAAAGTCGCAAATGTTATCCCAGTCTACAAAAAGAATAACAAACACGACCCAAATAACTATAGACCGATCTCCCCGCTGAGCATTATCAGTAAGGTGATCctccttttcctttttcatcCTGGCGGACGATCTCTCTCCACCATCCATCAGCAGGCAGGAGGCAGAACATTATCCGACGTCCCGTCCAAGTTAGATGGCCGCAAGGTGATGGAAGCACTCATTAACAATGCACTGTTGAAACACATCAGTGAGAACAGACTTATAAGCGATAATCAATTTGGATTCAGAGCAGGCTACTCGACAACAGATGCACTTACCTTTGTGACTCAACTTGTACATGACACCAAGGACAGACGGCAAGAGAGTTACTGATCTGCCTGGACATAAGCAGAGCATTCGACCGCGTCTGGCACAGGGGGCTCATCGCTAAACTGGACTAGGTCCGGACACTCAGACATACACGAAGTAAGGCCAAAAACTAttattccatttttcatggaggtgaaaagaagaaagaagataattcctgcctatggtaggaccataatcggaaacacaacctTTTATTTTTCTCAGCCTTACGTGTCCGGTTGAGAGGTTCTATTCCCAAATCCATTAAAAGCACCTGCATTAGTATTCAATCCAGACCGGAGCTATGTCTTCCCATGACTGCGGTATTTGAAAGTTGCACTTTAACAATAAAGGGCAGACGTTTCACAGGTCAACAGCAATCAGGAAATCAACACACTCAGTGACCTTTCGTGTAGTTTTCGGGTCCAGTAAATTGACCACCATAACTGCGCAAACACACGGAAACTAGACTCGACTACCCACAAGGATAGGAATGTTAGGAACAACTTGGCACAGCACTGGTCAGTTTTTTTCAACatatttagatatttttctCCAATAGTTTTTAAAGTAACTTtgtcaaacaaagcaaaataacaTAGACTTCTCTGCACATGTAAcaaagttacattaaatcaataCAATTATCCGCAATTTTTGGTGTATGAAGAACGAACGTTTTGTTAGAATTTCAGTCATTCGAAAGTTGATTTTCAAAAAGATGTAGTATGGTAGCGATTATGCAGCTTATGTTACAAGTATATGTGTCATATT comes from Branchiostoma lanceolatum isolate klBraLanc5 chromosome 2, klBraLanc5.hap2, whole genome shotgun sequence and encodes:
- the LOC136428262 gene encoding leucine-rich repeat and IQ domain-containing protein 4-like; this translates as MNILRPQRLRVDGQEISVPRQSPPASSLGRQNSRDECSSSPEDPQYAPEAEQGESPVSHFPEETEEPTEPVVVDYRAELFKHPDNGYLTLDLSNKKLETIPQEVFEIKEIEGLLLQDNDLDSLPSEIGTLPNLKYLNLSNNNRLEDLPNEVGNAQRLAHVSLIHCNLRQIPPVVLTLTGLDILDLDRNKLQSLPAEISNLQLLRELWLTGNQLETLPDAIGMLMNLQKLGVSRNRLTSLPEELGNLLFLRELWLRDNKLMTLPSSIGEMVNLLRLNLEENKLTYLPEEMGKMESLLVLRLEGNNLRSIPAQIGQLSNLEELGLSENKLVKLPKDICNLENLKELAVGKNRIEEFPEGLSRLSNLETLFANQNRIAFLPRDIGKLRHLRELSIASNEFEDFPEEILDLTSLEKLYLGQWGGGEKFTVIPEEIGTLVRLRVLGLDSNAFRNIPDSIENLRHLRELYLDHNKLEALPDSISLLRNLREIDVGTNRLKRLPTCLDHLTRLKKFNVEKNPQLVYPPQDVCKQGIKAIFCFLEEDRKKREAEEMPRVFNRLSLRVGAHQWRPIARELGLSEANIGAIKDKAKEEDTAELAFQTFMRWRGKNPSRADKAALSKHLHALGMGNLVTCLKEMDI